In Quercus robur chromosome 10, dhQueRobu3.1, whole genome shotgun sequence, a genomic segment contains:
- the LOC126703904 gene encoding uncharacterized protein LOC126703904: MQNLLLEILANEALHGNKYSNIFKHALYAKVAKAITEKFMIECTPKQVEHCFKTLKTNWNTIALLRNKKSGCGWNDDLKMITCDRTMYEKEVAFLNKKIVMFDEMALVVGKDMATGGFSKGIGDIGVEALDDSPPLVDADVDDISIKKQVDPSHVASNETRSHRK; the protein is encoded by the exons atgcaaaattTATTACTTGAGATACTTGCAAATGAGGCTCTTCATGGAAATAAGTATTCCAACATATTTAAACATGCATTATATGCTAAAGTAGCTAAAGCAATTACTGAGAAATTTATGATTGAATGTACTCCAAAGCAAGTGGAACATTGCTTTAAAACACTCAAAACCAATTGGAATACAATTGCATTACTTCGTAATAAGAAAAGCGGGTGTGGATGGAATGATGATTTGAAAATGATCACTTGTGATAGGACAATGTATGAAAAAGAAGTTGCG TTTCTAAACAAGAAAATTGTGATGTTTGATGAGATGGCTTTGGTTGTTGGTAAGGATATGGCTACAGGAGGTTTTTCTAAGGGAATTGGTGATATAGGTGTAGAAGCATTGGACGACTCACCTCCGCTTGTTGACGCTGATGTTGATGATATATCTATAAAGAAGCAAGTTGATCCCTCACATGTGGCCTCAAATGAGACAAGGTCTCATAGGAAATGA